The nucleotide window ATTGTTCTTAAAAGATTTGGAAAGATGGAACGACGGAAAGAAATCAAGCTTTTCATATGGATATTTTTCCTCTATAACCAGTGATTTAATGAGGCGATCGGTGTATTCAGCCCGCAAACCTACCTGGAAACTGACCCATTTCAGTTCATTACTGTAAATGGCGTACAACGACTGAATGTTGTTGACAAAGTCATGTTTGTTGATCTGATTGGGATCCGTAATCCATGTTTTGGTATCCGGATCATAATTGTCATAAGAATAGCTATGGACCTCATCCTCAAAACGCCCCTGATAGCCTGCTTCCAGTTTGCTTTTGTCGGTAATGGGGTACACATAATCGAGTTTCACCCGCCAGTCGTTCTCCGTTCCTCCTTCAAGTGCCCTCGAACGGATAGGAATAATGGAATCGACAGCATTCCACAAAGCATCTGTGAATGTTTCAGTTAATGGATTAGATTCATCATCTTTTTCATAAGAGTAGAACACCAAACCATCGAGCGTATGTCCGGGCTTGTCAAACTTGTGCTGGAAATTCAGGTAAAGGCTTGAAAAATCGTTGGAACGGTCAAAACCACTTGACTGTATATAATACTTATTCAGAAACAGGGGTTCTGTGTACTGGTGGTATTTACCTGTTGTCATTCGCCCAAACGAGCGGCTTCCGTATTCACCGGAAAGAGAAACCGTGGTATTATCAGTGGCGTTATAGTCAAACCCCCCCCGCACCGAATAGCCTTTTCTGTTCATATCTCCCTTATTGTTGTTAATGAGAAAGAACGTTGTATCCGGTCCGAGGTAATTCTCTCTGCGCATTTTGCCTGACCCCGGGTTGCTGAAATCCATCCAGTCGCCTCCCGCAAAAAAGTTAAATTTCCCCACCTTATAATTGAGGAGAAGATCGGTGGAGTATTGCTTGTGGGTGATACCGGCTGTGGTGTTGAGAATACCGCTGACGCCGGTAATCTTTGATTTTTTCATCACCACATTGATAATGCCTGCCACCCCTTCCGGGTCGTACTTGGCAGAAGGATTCGTAATGATTTCGATGCTTTGAATGGTACTGGCCGGTATCTGCTGCAGGGCTTCCGTTCCCTTGAGGACACTGGGTTTCCCGTCAATAAGAACGGTGAAATTTGAACTGCCTCGCAGTTGCACATTCCCGTCCACATCAACGGTAACCGAAGGAGTGTTTTCGAGTACTTCAACTGCTGTACCTCCTGAAGAAACAATATCCTGGCTCACCTGCACCACCTTTTTGTCAATTTTATACTCCAGCCTGTTCTGGTTTCCGATCACCTCGACTTCCTTCAAAGCCTGGACAAGCTCCTCAATGTGCAGTTCACCAATGTTGACTTCTTTCTGCCGCGGGGAAACAATGATTCCGTTATGGCGCATCTTCTTGAATCCCACAAAGGTAACCTCCACATAATACCGTCCATAGGGCAATTTATTCAAAACAAAACTCCCGTCCTGTCCGGTGATAGTTCCCGTTACCAGAGAAGAATCCCTGACATTGTACAGGGCAACGCTGGCGTATTCTATTGGCGTATTGTCCTTTCCGTCAATTATTTTGCCACGGATAATCCCATCATT belongs to Bacteroidales bacterium and includes:
- a CDS encoding TonB-dependent receptor, translated to MRKKKFIALVAGLFVFLGAFAQNYPVPQGGNMPNDGIIRGKIIDGKDNTPIEYASVALYNVRDSSLVTGTITGQDGSFVLNKLPYGRYYVEVTFVGFKKMRHNGIIVSPRQKEVNIGELHIEELVQALKEVEVIGNQNRLEYKIDKKVVQVSQDIVSSGGTAVEVLENTPSVTVDVDGNVQLRGSSNFTVLIDGKPSVLKGTEALQQIPASTIQSIEIITNPSAKYDPEGVAGIINVVMKKSKITGVSGILNTTAGITHKQYSTDLLLNYKVGKFNFFAGGDWMDFSNPGSGKMRRENYLGPDTTFFLINNNKGDMNRKGYSVRGGFDYNATDNTTVSLSGEYGSRSFGRMTTGKYHQYTEPLFLNKYYIQSSGFDRSNDFSSLYLNFQHKFDKPGHTLDGLVFYSYEKDDESNPLTETFTDALWNAVDSIIPIRSRALEGGTENDWRVKLDYVYPITDKSKLEAGYQGRFEDEVHSYSYDNYDPDTKTWITDPNQINKHDFVNNIQSLYAIYSNELKWVSFQVGLRAEYTDRLIKSLVIEEKYPYEKLDFFPSFHLSKSFKNNQQVLFSYSRRLNRPRSFFLDPFPTYMDPLNMQKGNPALEPEYINSYELSYQRNIKMIQLSVEGYYRQTNNMITNISKPLETNPLVMVRTFDNFNKSASTGVELMANAALSKSIQVSLTG